In a genomic window of Oncorhynchus keta strain PuntledgeMale-10-30-2019 chromosome 26, Oket_V2, whole genome shotgun sequence:
- the kita gene encoding mast/stem cell growth factor receptor kita isoform X2, translating to MEYHWVLFSVLLQLTFQTGSSRPTITPSNPYLVIPLNAPFSLRCQGDQVMRWQREDRPKLRGEVRSNGVSDLEIPKAQPVHMGRYICLEESSGEQSSVYVFVKDPDNAFRKTMVFSILTRAGDSASIPCLATDPGVVNLSLEPCHGGALPTGLHYVASLERGMVIFDTQKAFEGCYICTGRLGSAHVKSHHYDLNVRPVPDAAPVIEMREPKRVILTRGQTLTLTCSTTNVNGDIKLKWAAPPGTQPAVENASRILTEPIKHVRSARLYINSVRARDSGRYRCEGQNEKGINSESIWLDVYDRGFIHLTPSDNGTVRVRAGESLSLHVDMEAYPKPHTFTWSFSGQQLRNTSDHVITTQNHQHRYNIVLRLVRLKMSESGVYTFYASNGDASVNQSFSVYVISKPEIVSHEGPVDGQVRCVAKGYPAPQITWYYCEQPYMRCSHQMNATQEEQDIVTVTLLSPSFGKTEVESRLNITTGRFHTLECVATVEGEQAYTLFSISERTVPHELFTPLLIGFVSAAALLCVILIVLFYKYLQKPKYQIQWKVIEGIHGNNYVYIDPTQLPYDHQWEFPRDKLRFGKTLGSGAFGKVVEATAYGMSKADTVMTVAVKMLKPSAHATEKEALMSELKVLSYLGNHMNIVNLLGACTVGGPTLVITEYCCFGDLLNFLRRKRETFFCSKLGDDCYYRNVMLQRGTATAGDSRNGYVDMRPSVTGVLPNGFSSEKRRSMRKAGGSSSEPDVVSEMLHEDGLSLDTEDLLSFSYQVAKGMDFLASKNCIHRDLAARNILLTQGRVAKICDFGLARDITTDSNYVVKGNARLPVKWMSPESIFECVYTFESDVWSYGILLCEIFSLGSSPYPGIPVDSKFYKMIKEGYRMDAPEFAPSEMYEIMRSCWEADPFKRPSFSKVVERIEKQLSDTTKHIYLNFSSKFPVTIGPQGTSVDQGTQNANVLRLNSVGSSNASTQPLLASASDDVFLEEMGTRLRVHRV from the exons ATGGAATACCACTGGGTACTGTTTTCTGTCTTGTTGCAGTTAACCTTCCAAACAG GCAGCTCCAGGCCCACCATCACCCCCAGCAACCCCTACCTGGTCATTCCACTCAATGCCCCCTTCAGTCTGCGTTGCCAGGGTGACCAGGTGATGCGGTGGCAGAGGGAGGACCGTCCAAAGCTGAGGGGCGAGGTGCGGAGTAATGGGGTGTCCGACCTGGAAATCCCCAAAGCTCAGCCTGTCCACATGGGCCGATACATCTGCCTGGAGGAGAGCAGCGGAGAGCAGAGCTCTGTCTACGTCTTTGTCAaag ATCCTGATAATGCCTTCAGAAAGACTATGGTGTTCAGTATCCTAACTCGTGCGGGAGACAGCGCCTCCATCCCCTGCCTAGCAACTGACCCGGGCGTGGTCAACCTGAGCCTGGAGCCGTGTCATGGCGGTGCCCTCCCTACTGGCCTCCACTATGTTGCCAGCCTGGAGCGGGGCATGGTTATCTTCGACACTCAGAAGGCCTTCGAGGGCTGTTATATCTGCACTGGCAGACTTGGCAGCGCCCACGTTAAATCACATCACTATGATCTGAATGTGCGCCCAG TCCCAGACGCGGCCCCTGTGATTGAGATGCGGGAACCCAAGAGGGTGATCCTGACACGGGGCCAGACTCTTACCCTGACCTGCAGCACCACCAACGTCAACGGAGACATCAAGCTGAAGTGGGCTGCACCGCCCGGCACG CAACCGGCAGTGGAGAATGCCTCACGCATCCTCACTGAGCCCATCAAACACGTCCGTAGCGCTAGGCTCTACATCAACTCTGTCAGGGCACGGGATTCTGGGAGATATCGATGTGAGGGTCAGAATGAGAAGGGGATCAACTCTGAGTCAATCTGGCTGGACGTCTATG ATAGAGGATTCATTCATCTGACTCCGTCAGACAACGGCACAGTGCGTGTACGTGCTGGTGAGAGTCTGTCCCTGCATGTGGACATGGAAGCCTACCCCAAACCACACACCTTCACCTGGAGCTTCTCAGGCCAGCAGCTCAGGAACACCTCCGACCATGTCATCACCACACAGAACCACCAacatag GTACAACATTGTGCTGAGGCTGGTGCGTTTGAAAATGTCGGAGAGTGGAGTCTACACCTTTTATGCCTCCAATGGTGAcgcatcagtcaatcagtcatttTCGGTCTACGTAATCA GTAAACCAGAGATTGTATCTCACGAGGGCCCGGTGGACGGACAGGTGCGATGTGTAGCTAAGGGATACCCCGCCCCACAGATCACCTGGTACTACTGTGAACAGCCCTATATGag GTGCTCCCACCAGATGAATGCCACTCAGGAGGAGCAGGACATTGTCACAGTGACATTGTTGAGTCCCTCCTTTGGGAAGACGGAGGTGGAGAGCAGGCTGAACATTACCACAGGAAGATTCCACACGTTGGAGTGTGTGGCCACCGTGGAGGGAGAGCAGGCCTACACACTGTTCTCTATCAGTG AGAGAACAGTGCCCCATGAGCTCTTCACCCCACTGCTGATTGGCTTTGTGTCGGCAGCGGCCCTCCTCTGTGTCATCCTCATAGTGCTCTTCTACAAGTACCTGCAG AAACCCAAATACCAGATCCAGTGGAAAGTCATTGAAGGTATCCACGGAAACAACTATGTGTATATTGACCCTACCCAGCTCCCATACGACCACCAGTGGGAGTTCCCCCGGGACAAACTGCGTTTCG GGAAAACTCTGGGCTCCGGAGCCTTCGGGAAGGTGGTGGAGGCTACTGCTTATGGAATGTCCAAAGCTGATACAGTGATGACAGTGGCGGTCAAAATGCTCAAAC CCAGTGCCCATGCCACTGAGAAGGAGGCGCTGATGTCAGAGCTGAAAGTTCTCAGTTACCTCGGAAACCACATGAACATCGTCAACCTTCTTGGAGCCTGTACTGTTGGAG GCCCAACCCTGGTGATCACAGAGTACTGCTGCTTTGGTGACCTCCTGAACTTTctgagaaggaagagagagacgttCTTTTGCTCCAAGCTAGGGGACGACTGCTACTACAGGAATGTCATGCTGCAGAGGGGAACAGCTACAGCTGG AGACAGCAGGAATGGCTACGTGGATATGAGGCCTTCTGTCACTGGCGTCCTGCCAAATGGCTTCTCCTCAGAGAAGAGGCGCTCGATGCGCAAAGCAG gtgGTTCCAGTAGTGAGCCAGATGTTGTGAGTGAGATGCTCCATGAGGACGGTCTCTCTCTGGACACAGAGGATCTGCTCAGCTTCTCCTATCAAGTGGCCAAAGGCATGGACTTCCTGGCTTCCAAAAAT tgcatcCACAGAGACCTGGCAGCCAGGAACATTCTCCTGACCCAGGGACGAGTGGCAAAGATCTGTGACTTCGGCCTTGCTCGTGACATCACCACTGACTCCAATTATGTAGTCAAAGGCAAT GCTCGTCTCCCAGTCAAGTGGATGTCTCCGGAGAGCATCTTTGAGTGTGTGTACACATTTGAGAGTGACGTGTGGTCCTATGGCATCTTGCTCTGTGAAATCTTCTCACTCG GAAGCAGTCCATATCCTGGGATACCTGTGGACTCAAAGTTCTACAAAATGATTAAGGAAGGATACAGAATGGATGCACCAGAGTTTGCACCGAGTgaaat GTATGAGATAATGAGGTCGTGCTGGGAAGCGGACCCCTTTAAGAGACCCTCCTTCAGCAAGGTGGTGGAGAGGATCGAAAAACAGCTGTCAGACACCACCAAACAC ATCTATCTGAATTTCAGCTCCAAGTTTCCGGTTACAATAGGGCCCCAGGGTACCAGTGTGGACCAGGGGACACAGAACGCCAACGTCCTGCGTCTCAACTCGGTGGGCAGCAGCAACGCCTCCACTCAGCCTCTATTGGCCAGCGCCAGCGACGACGTCTTCCTGGAGGAGATGGGCACCAGGCTCAGGGTCCACCGGGTGTAA
- the kita gene encoding mast/stem cell growth factor receptor kita isoform X1, with protein MEYHWVLFSVLLQLTFQTGSSRPTITPSNPYLVIPLNAPFSLRCQGDQVMRWQREDRPKLRGEVRSNGVSDLEIPKAQPVHMGRYICLEESSGEQSSVYVFVKDPDNAFRKTMVFSILTRAGDSASIPCLATDPGVVNLSLEPCHGGALPTGLHYVASLERGMVIFDTQKAFEGCYICTGRLGSAHVKSHHYDLNVRPVPDAAPVIEMREPKRVILTRGQTLTLTCSTTNVNGDIKLKWAAPPGTDAVWASYPQQPAVENASRILTEPIKHVRSARLYINSVRARDSGRYRCEGQNEKGINSESIWLDVYDRGFIHLTPSDNGTVRVRAGESLSLHVDMEAYPKPHTFTWSFSGQQLRNTSDHVITTQNHQHRYNIVLRLVRLKMSESGVYTFYASNGDASVNQSFSVYVISKPEIVSHEGPVDGQVRCVAKGYPAPQITWYYCEQPYMRCSHQMNATQEEQDIVTVTLLSPSFGKTEVESRLNITTGRFHTLECVATVEGEQAYTLFSISERTVPHELFTPLLIGFVSAAALLCVILIVLFYKYLQKPKYQIQWKVIEGIHGNNYVYIDPTQLPYDHQWEFPRDKLRFGKTLGSGAFGKVVEATAYGMSKADTVMTVAVKMLKPSAHATEKEALMSELKVLSYLGNHMNIVNLLGACTVGGPTLVITEYCCFGDLLNFLRRKRETFFCSKLGDDCYYRNVMLQRGTATAGDSRNGYVDMRPSVTGVLPNGFSSEKRRSMRKAGGSSSEPDVVSEMLHEDGLSLDTEDLLSFSYQVAKGMDFLASKNCIHRDLAARNILLTQGRVAKICDFGLARDITTDSNYVVKGNARLPVKWMSPESIFECVYTFESDVWSYGILLCEIFSLGSSPYPGIPVDSKFYKMIKEGYRMDAPEFAPSEMYEIMRSCWEADPFKRPSFSKVVERIEKQLSDTTKHIYLNFSSKFPVTIGPQGTSVDQGTQNANVLRLNSVGSSNASTQPLLASASDDVFLEEMGTRLRVHRV; from the exons ATGGAATACCACTGGGTACTGTTTTCTGTCTTGTTGCAGTTAACCTTCCAAACAG GCAGCTCCAGGCCCACCATCACCCCCAGCAACCCCTACCTGGTCATTCCACTCAATGCCCCCTTCAGTCTGCGTTGCCAGGGTGACCAGGTGATGCGGTGGCAGAGGGAGGACCGTCCAAAGCTGAGGGGCGAGGTGCGGAGTAATGGGGTGTCCGACCTGGAAATCCCCAAAGCTCAGCCTGTCCACATGGGCCGATACATCTGCCTGGAGGAGAGCAGCGGAGAGCAGAGCTCTGTCTACGTCTTTGTCAaag ATCCTGATAATGCCTTCAGAAAGACTATGGTGTTCAGTATCCTAACTCGTGCGGGAGACAGCGCCTCCATCCCCTGCCTAGCAACTGACCCGGGCGTGGTCAACCTGAGCCTGGAGCCGTGTCATGGCGGTGCCCTCCCTACTGGCCTCCACTATGTTGCCAGCCTGGAGCGGGGCATGGTTATCTTCGACACTCAGAAGGCCTTCGAGGGCTGTTATATCTGCACTGGCAGACTTGGCAGCGCCCACGTTAAATCACATCACTATGATCTGAATGTGCGCCCAG TCCCAGACGCGGCCCCTGTGATTGAGATGCGGGAACCCAAGAGGGTGATCCTGACACGGGGCCAGACTCTTACCCTGACCTGCAGCACCACCAACGTCAACGGAGACATCAAGCTGAAGTGGGCTGCACCGCCCGGCACG GATGCCGTGTGGGCTTCGTATCCACAGCAACCGGCAGTGGAGAATGCCTCACGCATCCTCACTGAGCCCATCAAACACGTCCGTAGCGCTAGGCTCTACATCAACTCTGTCAGGGCACGGGATTCTGGGAGATATCGATGTGAGGGTCAGAATGAGAAGGGGATCAACTCTGAGTCAATCTGGCTGGACGTCTATG ATAGAGGATTCATTCATCTGACTCCGTCAGACAACGGCACAGTGCGTGTACGTGCTGGTGAGAGTCTGTCCCTGCATGTGGACATGGAAGCCTACCCCAAACCACACACCTTCACCTGGAGCTTCTCAGGCCAGCAGCTCAGGAACACCTCCGACCATGTCATCACCACACAGAACCACCAacatag GTACAACATTGTGCTGAGGCTGGTGCGTTTGAAAATGTCGGAGAGTGGAGTCTACACCTTTTATGCCTCCAATGGTGAcgcatcagtcaatcagtcatttTCGGTCTACGTAATCA GTAAACCAGAGATTGTATCTCACGAGGGCCCGGTGGACGGACAGGTGCGATGTGTAGCTAAGGGATACCCCGCCCCACAGATCACCTGGTACTACTGTGAACAGCCCTATATGag GTGCTCCCACCAGATGAATGCCACTCAGGAGGAGCAGGACATTGTCACAGTGACATTGTTGAGTCCCTCCTTTGGGAAGACGGAGGTGGAGAGCAGGCTGAACATTACCACAGGAAGATTCCACACGTTGGAGTGTGTGGCCACCGTGGAGGGAGAGCAGGCCTACACACTGTTCTCTATCAGTG AGAGAACAGTGCCCCATGAGCTCTTCACCCCACTGCTGATTGGCTTTGTGTCGGCAGCGGCCCTCCTCTGTGTCATCCTCATAGTGCTCTTCTACAAGTACCTGCAG AAACCCAAATACCAGATCCAGTGGAAAGTCATTGAAGGTATCCACGGAAACAACTATGTGTATATTGACCCTACCCAGCTCCCATACGACCACCAGTGGGAGTTCCCCCGGGACAAACTGCGTTTCG GGAAAACTCTGGGCTCCGGAGCCTTCGGGAAGGTGGTGGAGGCTACTGCTTATGGAATGTCCAAAGCTGATACAGTGATGACAGTGGCGGTCAAAATGCTCAAAC CCAGTGCCCATGCCACTGAGAAGGAGGCGCTGATGTCAGAGCTGAAAGTTCTCAGTTACCTCGGAAACCACATGAACATCGTCAACCTTCTTGGAGCCTGTACTGTTGGAG GCCCAACCCTGGTGATCACAGAGTACTGCTGCTTTGGTGACCTCCTGAACTTTctgagaaggaagagagagacgttCTTTTGCTCCAAGCTAGGGGACGACTGCTACTACAGGAATGTCATGCTGCAGAGGGGAACAGCTACAGCTGG AGACAGCAGGAATGGCTACGTGGATATGAGGCCTTCTGTCACTGGCGTCCTGCCAAATGGCTTCTCCTCAGAGAAGAGGCGCTCGATGCGCAAAGCAG gtgGTTCCAGTAGTGAGCCAGATGTTGTGAGTGAGATGCTCCATGAGGACGGTCTCTCTCTGGACACAGAGGATCTGCTCAGCTTCTCCTATCAAGTGGCCAAAGGCATGGACTTCCTGGCTTCCAAAAAT tgcatcCACAGAGACCTGGCAGCCAGGAACATTCTCCTGACCCAGGGACGAGTGGCAAAGATCTGTGACTTCGGCCTTGCTCGTGACATCACCACTGACTCCAATTATGTAGTCAAAGGCAAT GCTCGTCTCCCAGTCAAGTGGATGTCTCCGGAGAGCATCTTTGAGTGTGTGTACACATTTGAGAGTGACGTGTGGTCCTATGGCATCTTGCTCTGTGAAATCTTCTCACTCG GAAGCAGTCCATATCCTGGGATACCTGTGGACTCAAAGTTCTACAAAATGATTAAGGAAGGATACAGAATGGATGCACCAGAGTTTGCACCGAGTgaaat GTATGAGATAATGAGGTCGTGCTGGGAAGCGGACCCCTTTAAGAGACCCTCCTTCAGCAAGGTGGTGGAGAGGATCGAAAAACAGCTGTCAGACACCACCAAACAC ATCTATCTGAATTTCAGCTCCAAGTTTCCGGTTACAATAGGGCCCCAGGGTACCAGTGTGGACCAGGGGACACAGAACGCCAACGTCCTGCGTCTCAACTCGGTGGGCAGCAGCAACGCCTCCACTCAGCCTCTATTGGCCAGCGCCAGCGACGACGTCTTCCTGGAGGAGATGGGCACCAGGCTCAGGGTCCACCGGGTGTAA
- the kita gene encoding mast/stem cell growth factor receptor kita isoform X3: MEYHWVLFSVLLQLTFQTDPDNAFRKTMVFSILTRAGDSASIPCLATDPGVVNLSLEPCHGGALPTGLHYVASLERGMVIFDTQKAFEGCYICTGRLGSAHVKSHHYDLNVRPVPDAAPVIEMREPKRVILTRGQTLTLTCSTTNVNGDIKLKWAAPPGTDAVWASYPQQPAVENASRILTEPIKHVRSARLYINSVRARDSGRYRCEGQNEKGINSESIWLDVYDRGFIHLTPSDNGTVRVRAGESLSLHVDMEAYPKPHTFTWSFSGQQLRNTSDHVITTQNHQHRYNIVLRLVRLKMSESGVYTFYASNGDASVNQSFSVYVISKPEIVSHEGPVDGQVRCVAKGYPAPQITWYYCEQPYMRCSHQMNATQEEQDIVTVTLLSPSFGKTEVESRLNITTGRFHTLECVATVEGEQAYTLFSISERTVPHELFTPLLIGFVSAAALLCVILIVLFYKYLQKPKYQIQWKVIEGIHGNNYVYIDPTQLPYDHQWEFPRDKLRFGKTLGSGAFGKVVEATAYGMSKADTVMTVAVKMLKPSAHATEKEALMSELKVLSYLGNHMNIVNLLGACTVGGPTLVITEYCCFGDLLNFLRRKRETFFCSKLGDDCYYRNVMLQRGTATAGDSRNGYVDMRPSVTGVLPNGFSSEKRRSMRKAGGSSSEPDVVSEMLHEDGLSLDTEDLLSFSYQVAKGMDFLASKNCIHRDLAARNILLTQGRVAKICDFGLARDITTDSNYVVKGNARLPVKWMSPESIFECVYTFESDVWSYGILLCEIFSLGSSPYPGIPVDSKFYKMIKEGYRMDAPEFAPSEMYEIMRSCWEADPFKRPSFSKVVERIEKQLSDTTKHIYLNFSSKFPVTIGPQGTSVDQGTQNANVLRLNSVGSSNASTQPLLASASDDVFLEEMGTRLRVHRV; the protein is encoded by the exons ATGGAATACCACTGGGTACTGTTTTCTGTCTTGTTGCAGTTAACCTTCCAAACAG ATCCTGATAATGCCTTCAGAAAGACTATGGTGTTCAGTATCCTAACTCGTGCGGGAGACAGCGCCTCCATCCCCTGCCTAGCAACTGACCCGGGCGTGGTCAACCTGAGCCTGGAGCCGTGTCATGGCGGTGCCCTCCCTACTGGCCTCCACTATGTTGCCAGCCTGGAGCGGGGCATGGTTATCTTCGACACTCAGAAGGCCTTCGAGGGCTGTTATATCTGCACTGGCAGACTTGGCAGCGCCCACGTTAAATCACATCACTATGATCTGAATGTGCGCCCAG TCCCAGACGCGGCCCCTGTGATTGAGATGCGGGAACCCAAGAGGGTGATCCTGACACGGGGCCAGACTCTTACCCTGACCTGCAGCACCACCAACGTCAACGGAGACATCAAGCTGAAGTGGGCTGCACCGCCCGGCACG GATGCCGTGTGGGCTTCGTATCCACAGCAACCGGCAGTGGAGAATGCCTCACGCATCCTCACTGAGCCCATCAAACACGTCCGTAGCGCTAGGCTCTACATCAACTCTGTCAGGGCACGGGATTCTGGGAGATATCGATGTGAGGGTCAGAATGAGAAGGGGATCAACTCTGAGTCAATCTGGCTGGACGTCTATG ATAGAGGATTCATTCATCTGACTCCGTCAGACAACGGCACAGTGCGTGTACGTGCTGGTGAGAGTCTGTCCCTGCATGTGGACATGGAAGCCTACCCCAAACCACACACCTTCACCTGGAGCTTCTCAGGCCAGCAGCTCAGGAACACCTCCGACCATGTCATCACCACACAGAACCACCAacatag GTACAACATTGTGCTGAGGCTGGTGCGTTTGAAAATGTCGGAGAGTGGAGTCTACACCTTTTATGCCTCCAATGGTGAcgcatcagtcaatcagtcatttTCGGTCTACGTAATCA GTAAACCAGAGATTGTATCTCACGAGGGCCCGGTGGACGGACAGGTGCGATGTGTAGCTAAGGGATACCCCGCCCCACAGATCACCTGGTACTACTGTGAACAGCCCTATATGag GTGCTCCCACCAGATGAATGCCACTCAGGAGGAGCAGGACATTGTCACAGTGACATTGTTGAGTCCCTCCTTTGGGAAGACGGAGGTGGAGAGCAGGCTGAACATTACCACAGGAAGATTCCACACGTTGGAGTGTGTGGCCACCGTGGAGGGAGAGCAGGCCTACACACTGTTCTCTATCAGTG AGAGAACAGTGCCCCATGAGCTCTTCACCCCACTGCTGATTGGCTTTGTGTCGGCAGCGGCCCTCCTCTGTGTCATCCTCATAGTGCTCTTCTACAAGTACCTGCAG AAACCCAAATACCAGATCCAGTGGAAAGTCATTGAAGGTATCCACGGAAACAACTATGTGTATATTGACCCTACCCAGCTCCCATACGACCACCAGTGGGAGTTCCCCCGGGACAAACTGCGTTTCG GGAAAACTCTGGGCTCCGGAGCCTTCGGGAAGGTGGTGGAGGCTACTGCTTATGGAATGTCCAAAGCTGATACAGTGATGACAGTGGCGGTCAAAATGCTCAAAC CCAGTGCCCATGCCACTGAGAAGGAGGCGCTGATGTCAGAGCTGAAAGTTCTCAGTTACCTCGGAAACCACATGAACATCGTCAACCTTCTTGGAGCCTGTACTGTTGGAG GCCCAACCCTGGTGATCACAGAGTACTGCTGCTTTGGTGACCTCCTGAACTTTctgagaaggaagagagagacgttCTTTTGCTCCAAGCTAGGGGACGACTGCTACTACAGGAATGTCATGCTGCAGAGGGGAACAGCTACAGCTGG AGACAGCAGGAATGGCTACGTGGATATGAGGCCTTCTGTCACTGGCGTCCTGCCAAATGGCTTCTCCTCAGAGAAGAGGCGCTCGATGCGCAAAGCAG gtgGTTCCAGTAGTGAGCCAGATGTTGTGAGTGAGATGCTCCATGAGGACGGTCTCTCTCTGGACACAGAGGATCTGCTCAGCTTCTCCTATCAAGTGGCCAAAGGCATGGACTTCCTGGCTTCCAAAAAT tgcatcCACAGAGACCTGGCAGCCAGGAACATTCTCCTGACCCAGGGACGAGTGGCAAAGATCTGTGACTTCGGCCTTGCTCGTGACATCACCACTGACTCCAATTATGTAGTCAAAGGCAAT GCTCGTCTCCCAGTCAAGTGGATGTCTCCGGAGAGCATCTTTGAGTGTGTGTACACATTTGAGAGTGACGTGTGGTCCTATGGCATCTTGCTCTGTGAAATCTTCTCACTCG GAAGCAGTCCATATCCTGGGATACCTGTGGACTCAAAGTTCTACAAAATGATTAAGGAAGGATACAGAATGGATGCACCAGAGTTTGCACCGAGTgaaat GTATGAGATAATGAGGTCGTGCTGGGAAGCGGACCCCTTTAAGAGACCCTCCTTCAGCAAGGTGGTGGAGAGGATCGAAAAACAGCTGTCAGACACCACCAAACAC ATCTATCTGAATTTCAGCTCCAAGTTTCCGGTTACAATAGGGCCCCAGGGTACCAGTGTGGACCAGGGGACACAGAACGCCAACGTCCTGCGTCTCAACTCGGTGGGCAGCAGCAACGCCTCCACTCAGCCTCTATTGGCCAGCGCCAGCGACGACGTCTTCCTGGAGGAGATGGGCACCAGGCTCAGGGTCCACCGGGTGTAA